Proteins encoded together in one Impatiens glandulifera chromosome 1, dImpGla2.1, whole genome shotgun sequence window:
- the LOC124939487 gene encoding basic proline-rich protein-like — MAKTILVPTLLFVLILLIDTGALANTPKPPTPTVNRQRPPPPPPKVVSSTPPPPKVVSSTPPPATKPPAPPPRVVAPMPPPVAIKPPAPPPRVVAPTPPPVATKPPAPPPRVVAPTPPPIATKPPAPPPRVVAPTPPPAATPPAPPPRVVAPTPPPAAMPPAPPPRVVAPTPPPAATPPAPPPRVVAPTPPPAATPPALPPRVVAPTPPPAATPPAPPPRAVAPTPPPAATPPAPPPRVVSPTPPPAATPPAPPPRVVAPTPPPAATPPAPPPRAVAPTPPPAATPPTPPPRAVAPTPPPAATPPAPPPRAVAPTPPPAATPPAPPPRAVAPTPPPAATPPAPPPRAVAPTPPPAATPPAPPPRVVAPTPPPAATPPAPPPRVVAPTPPPAATPPAPPPRVVAPTPPPAATPPAPPPRVVAPTPPPAATPPAPPPRAVAPTPPPAATPPAPPPRAVAPTPPPAATPPAPPPRAVASTPPPATTPSPPPRTISPPPPPVSTPPPPPPFATPPPLVATPPPPPPFATPPPPVATPPPPPVATPPPPPPFATPPPPPLVATLPPPPPQVAKPPPPPPTLPFIYSVTGKLMCTILSNPNPACNLFPNLCPGISNSTVKINCGPSKITIAQGITNSSGNFNIGIPNNFNVNECVVSVKLPITSCPILLTGSIEAPIDHIVSISGTGSQVRVDYGIGRYSRTTL; from the coding sequence aTGGCAAAAACAATCCTTGTTCCTACTCTTCTCTTTGTTCTCATATTACTTATAGATACTGGTGCACTAGCAAATACTCCCAAACCACCAACACCTACTGTTAACCGTCAAAGacctccaccaccacctccgAAAGTCGTATCTTCAACACCTCCACCTCCGAAAGTCGTATCTTCGACACCTCCTCCAGCCACAAAACCACCAGCACCTCCTCCACGCGTCGTTGCCCCAATGCCACCTCCAGTCGCCATTAAACCACCAGCACCTCCTCCGCGCGTCGTTGCTCCAACGCCACCTCCAGTCGCCACAAAACCACCAGCACCTCCTCCGCGCGTTGTTGCCCCGACACCACCTCCAATCGCCACAAAACCACCAGCACCTCCTCCGCGCGTCGTTGCCCCGACACCACCTCCAGCTGCCACGCCACCAGCACCTCCTCCGCGCGTCGTTGCCCCGACACCACCTCCAGCCGCCATGCCACCAGCACCTCCTCCGCGCGTAGTTGCCCCGACACCACCTCCAGCCGCCACGCCACCAGCACCTCCTCCGCGCGTCGTTGCCCCGACACCACCTCCAGCCGCCACGCCACCAGCACTTCCTCCGCGCGTCGTTGCCCCGACACCACCTCCAGCTGCCACGCCACCAGCACCTCCTCCGCGCGCCGTTGCCCCGACACCACCTCCAGCCGCCACGCCACCAGCACCTCCTCCGCGCGTCGTTTCCCCGACACCACCTCCAGCCGCCACGCCACCAGCACCTCCTCCGCGCGTCGTTGCCCCGACACCACCTCCAGCCGCCACGCCACCAGCACCTCCTCCGCGCGCCGTTGCCCCGACACCACCTCCAGCCGCCACGCCACCAACACCTCCTCCGCGCGCCGTTGCCCCGACACCACCTCCAGCCGCCACGCCACCAGCACCTCCTCCGCGCGCCGTTGCCCCGACACCACCTCCAGCCGCCACGCCACCAGCACCTCCTCCGCGCGCCGTTGCCCCGACACCACCTCCAGCCGCCACGCCACCAGCACCTCCTCCGCGCGCCGTTGCCCCGACACCACCTCCAGCCGCCACGCCACCAGCACCTCCTCCGCGCGTCGTTGCCCCGACACCACCTCCAGCCGCCACGCCACCAGCACCTCCTCCGCGCGTCGTTGCCCCGACACCACCTCCAGCCGCCACGCCACCAGCACCTCCTCCGCGCGTCGTTGCCCCGACACCACCTCCAGCCGCCACGCCACCAGCACCTCCTCCGCGCGTCGTTGCCCCGACACCACCTCCTGCCGCCACGCCACCAGCACCTCCTCCGCGCGCAGTTGCCCCGACACCACCTCCAGCCGCCACGCCACCAGCACCTCCTCCGCGCGCCGTTGCCCCGACACCACCTCCAGCCGCCACGCCACCAGCACCTCCTCCGCGCGCCGTTGCCTCGACACCACCTCCAGCCACAACACCATCACCTCCTCCTCGAACCATTTCTCCACCACCTCCACCAGTTTCCAcaccaccacctcctcctccattTGCCACACCACCACCACTAGTTGCCAcaccaccacctcctcctccattTGCCACACCACCTCCACCAGTTGCCACACCACCACCTCCACCAGTTGCCAcaccaccacctcctcctccattTGCAACACCACCTCCACCACCACTAGTTGCCACACTACCACCTCCACCACCACAAGTTGCAAAACCACCTCCACCTCCCCCTACTCTTCCATTTATTTATTCTGTAACTGGCAAACTAATGTGCACTATTTTGAGTAATCCTAACCCAGCATGTAACCTCTTTCCGAATCTTTGTCCGGGCATCTCCAATTCCACGGTTAAGATCAATTGTGGGCCAAGTAAGATTACAATAGCTCAAGGAATAACCAACTCGAGTGGCAATTTCAACATTGGAATTCCAAACAATTTCAATGTGAATGAATGTGTTGTCTCGGTCAAG